In the Candidatus Peregrinibacteria bacterium genome, one interval contains:
- a CDS encoding S-layer homology domain-containing protein, translating into MKKFPSFLKGIALSSVAILSLVFSPLVSLAVDELPLPTEAEKTSVVNLILASEEANSATATITDARAEYMRAKITYIKTGTEGSGLAKKSGAEWQVIYQGDGKEMCEAIASHNFPADMVPECGEKKEENSNTDGVDYPSAADTEILKDLNTPQDGKVYDFYISAPSTSTHVYGWYILEGQQSSEENWRAGFLAVKNNGTWEVVHKFASQEEDYCAPAKKYDFPERMRDLCSESIEKGETPLPETEENIIDTYEEAVTEVDNAYTQVDLMDDELWGLEGEELATDEIIQCVNDFEAITWGGDDYLYEYEFDTDFWNSEYQGPLADTWQKCWDLIDAAWYSQDPEVWVNDRIEELDQMRTQVEYFSGQILEHENESIGQLAIDALDLIDKLDSVFTDILYYLTDGPNYNYEAAIDLIDNQYDPMRNDLNTIIPDLEYYLDVVITEEDYKFLWQQIQDARTVLDEKASSSKIAKNTINTCYDLLTEGEDLHNEAIDHLSYKEVDLFNDTEYAIDDWASEVEDTCDFLFEEEELSSANVDGYVEDVYKGKNKDEMADVMNLVADAIAREVMQKLMTMDPKVLDALLASAGKEYADDTASLISALNMVPDKHQDELVEQKKSVMEEMKKLEEARKALETENASLKDELKKLKELENKIAGNTFYGDSAKEITGEIKDLKENITELSEKDLQKKVADLDKKTDEAVKESQKEQYKDGVVPFTDVKLTDWYAPSVAEMKDEGIVKGYTDKETQKSTGEFGATDTLTVGAILKMAIEAVESEKVSAAEGNDHWAEPYKKIATEKYGVKVSKGLDDKVTRSEVAEMLVKIGGLLLSDDKEAHCPDVSADDTYFAVWQTVYNNKIMQGDNGGTGTCRGNDNLNRAEASKVVEKLLDLKKKEETKKVAEKERTQKEEEKKDVPPPLEGTKK; encoded by the coding sequence ATGAAAAAATTCCCCTCCTTTTTGAAAGGAATTGCCCTCTCTTCTGTGGCAATACTTTCACTTGTTTTTTCTCCGCTTGTTTCACTCGCGGTGGATGAACTCCCATTGCCGACTGAAGCAGAGAAAACTTCTGTGGTAAATCTTATTTTGGCTTCAGAAGAAGCAAATTCTGCAACCGCAACTATTACTGATGCTCGAGCAGAATATATGCGAGCAAAAATTACGTACATCAAAACAGGAACAGAGGGATCTGGTCTTGCAAAAAAATCTGGAGCAGAGTGGCAAGTAATTTATCAAGGGGATGGCAAAGAAATGTGTGAAGCCATTGCATCGCATAATTTCCCAGCAGATATGGTGCCAGAATGTGGGGAAAAAAAAGAAGAGAATTCAAACACTGACGGAGTTGATTATCCTTCAGCTGCTGACACTGAAATATTGAAGGATCTTAACACTCCACAGGATGGAAAGGTGTATGACTTTTATATTTCTGCCCCCTCTACATCTACTCATGTCTATGGCTGGTACATATTAGAAGGACAACAATCTTCTGAAGAAAATTGGAGGGCAGGTTTTCTCGCGGTGAAAAATAATGGTACATGGGAAGTAGTACATAAATTTGCGAGTCAAGAAGAAGATTATTGTGCTCCTGCGAAAAAATATGATTTTCCTGAGAGAATGAGAGATCTCTGTAGTGAAAGCATTGAGAAAGGTGAAACTCCTCTCCCTGAAACAGAAGAAAACATTATAGATACCTATGAGGAAGCCGTAACTGAAGTTGATAATGCGTACACACAGGTTGATTTAATGGACGACGAACTCTGGGGACTTGAAGGCGAGGAACTTGCCACTGATGAAATTATTCAGTGCGTAAATGATTTTGAAGCTATCACCTGGGGAGGAGATGACTATCTCTATGAATATGAGTTTGATACCGACTTTTGGAATTCAGAATATCAAGGGCCACTTGCGGACACATGGCAAAAATGTTGGGATCTCATTGATGCTGCGTGGTATTCTCAGGATCCTGAGGTTTGGGTGAATGACAGAATTGAGGAGCTAGATCAAATGAGAACTCAGGTGGAATATTTTTCTGGTCAGATTTTAGAACATGAAAATGAATCTATTGGACAGCTCGCGATAGATGCGCTCGACCTCATTGATAAACTCGATAGTGTGTTTACTGATATTTTATATTACCTTACCGACGGTCCAAATTATAACTATGAAGCAGCGATTGATCTTATTGATAATCAATATGATCCGATGAGAAATGATCTGAACACGATTATTCCTGATCTCGAGTATTATCTCGATGTCGTTATTACTGAAGAAGATTATAAATTTTTGTGGCAACAAATCCAGGATGCACGTACAGTCCTTGATGAAAAGGCATCTTCTAGCAAAATTGCGAAAAATACCATCAATACGTGTTACGACCTTCTCACTGAAGGAGAGGATCTTCACAATGAGGCTATTGATCATCTGAGTTATAAGGAAGTCGATCTCTTTAATGATACGGAATATGCCATTGATGATTGGGCGAGTGAGGTCGAAGACACGTGTGATTTTCTTTTTGAGGAAGAAGAACTGAGTTCTGCAAATGTTGATGGATACGTGGAAGATGTCTACAAAGGGAAAAATAAGGATGAAATGGCAGATGTGATGAATCTCGTTGCAGATGCGATTGCGCGAGAAGTTATGCAGAAACTCATGACTATGGATCCGAAAGTACTCGATGCCCTCCTCGCCTCTGCAGGAAAAGAATATGCTGACGATACAGCGAGCCTCATTTCTGCGCTGAATATGGTGCCGGACAAACATCAGGATGAACTCGTAGAACAGAAGAAAAGTGTTATGGAAGAGATGAAGAAACTTGAGGAGGCGAGAAAAGCTCTCGAGACGGAAAATGCCTCTCTGAAAGATGAACTCAAGAAATTGAAAGAACTTGAGAATAAAATTGCTGGAAATACTTTTTACGGTGATTCTGCAAAAGAAATTACCGGGGAAATTAAGGACTTGAAAGAAAATATTACTGAACTTTCCGAAAAGGATTTACAAAAGAAGGTAGCAGATTTGGACAAGAAAACGGATGAAGCGGTAAAAGAATCCCAAAAAGAGCAATACAAAGACGGAGTCGTTCCATTTACGGATGTGAAATTGACCGATTGGTACGCTCCATCTGTGGCGGAAATGAAAGATGAGGGAATTGTAAAGGGCTACACTGACAAGGAAACTCAAAAATCAACTGGAGAATTTGGAGCCACTGATACTCTCACAGTTGGAGCAATTCTGAAGATGGCAATTGAAGCGGTTGAAAGCGAGAAAGTTTCAGCTGCTGAAGGAAATGATCATTGGGCTGAACCATATAAGAAAATAGCGACCGAGAAATATGGAGTAAAGGTATCGAAAGGTCTTGATGATAAAGTTACCAGGAGTGAAGTAGCAGAAATGCTGGTAAAAATTGGAGGACTTCTCCTCTCTGATGACAAAGAAGCTCACTGTCCGGATGTTTCAGCAGATGACACCTATTTTGCAGTATGGCAAACAGTGTACAACAACAAAATAATGCAGGGAGATAACGGTGGGACAGGAACATGCCGTGGGAATGACAATCTTAACCGTGCTGAAGCATCAAAAGTTGTTGAAAAATTGCTGGATCTCAAGAAGAAAGAGGAAACGAAAAAGGTAGCAGAAAAAGAAAGGACTCAGAAGGAAGAAGAGAAAAAAGATGTACCACCTCCTCTTGAAGGCACGAAAAAATAA